One genomic segment of Nocardia spumae includes these proteins:
- a CDS encoding HNH endonuclease produces MRDGYRCHICRRNTDRSKVVPHPKAPTIDHLIPLSLGGTHEPANVATACFLCNSRKGAIGAGDQLALLG; encoded by the coding sequence ATGCGTGACGGATACCGCTGCCACATCTGCCGCAGGAACACGGACCGAAGCAAGGTAGTGCCGCACCCGAAGGCGCCGACCATCGACCACCTCATCCCGTTGAGCCTGGGCGGGACACACGAGCCAGCCAACGTCGCGACCGCCTGCTTCCTGTGCAACTCCCGGAAGGGGGCCATCGGAGCAGGAGATCAGCTGGCCCTCCTTGGCTGA
- a CDS encoding phage terminase small subunit, translated as MAASKPASVRARRNKTSTRAMLSAVENPKIPDLPDHVEWHPAVLSWWTDCWSSPMAPEWTESDRHTLFLAARLMQQVWDEATSPASRVTSATEARHLLRECGLTPMARRSLQWEIERGESAAERTTQRRTSTRPKAAPDPRAAYAAG; from the coding sequence ATGGCCGCATCGAAACCCGCTTCTGTGCGGGCTCGTCGGAACAAGACCTCGACCCGGGCGATGTTGTCCGCGGTGGAGAACCCGAAGATCCCTGACCTGCCTGACCATGTCGAATGGCATCCGGCGGTGTTGTCGTGGTGGACGGATTGCTGGTCGTCGCCGATGGCTCCGGAGTGGACCGAGTCGGATCGGCACACGCTGTTTCTGGCGGCTCGGTTGATGCAGCAGGTGTGGGATGAAGCTACGTCGCCGGCGTCGCGGGTGACCTCGGCGACGGAGGCCCGGCATCTGCTGCGGGAGTGTGGCCTTACGCCGATGGCGCGCCGAAGCTTGCAGTGGGAGATCGAGCGGGGTGAGTCTGCCGCGGAGCGGACTACGCAGCGGCGGACGAGCACTCGTCCGAAGGCTGCGCCGGATCCGCGGGCCGCGTACGCCGCGGGCTGA
- a CDS encoding phage terminase family protein yields the protein MMANTKDQVEELAYGALMVVCEEGPDADLFDTGLDRIVRLGNNGEADGKAVPIAGAPNARDGARTTFQGIDEPHRLYLPNHKAAIETMIANLPKRPIEDPWMLSCTTAGQPGQDSVAEDEYFEAEAIARGQVERPAFFFFHRQASDGYDMARFEDRVEAVREASGPDVAEWSDLEGIASQWDRPKADKTYLERVWCNRWTQMAAQAFDVKKWKTLELSGESIPLRSTVAIGFDGARMRDATALAVVDIKTGFAELAGLWERPEDAEEDWEVPEAEVTAKVAELMKRYRVVRMYCDPPHWNNTVGDWSVTYGDAVQEWWTNRQRPMVAAISAFIQAIDSGRISHIGDPDLARHIGNAGKRPINLLDERGERLWILSKLHPTRKFDAAMALILAWQARMDVLGESTKQKRRGGRAQRIR from the coding sequence TTGATGGCGAACACCAAGGACCAGGTCGAAGAGCTCGCCTACGGCGCGCTGATGGTGGTGTGCGAGGAAGGTCCGGACGCTGACCTGTTCGACACGGGCCTCGATCGGATCGTGCGTCTCGGGAACAACGGTGAGGCGGACGGCAAGGCTGTCCCGATCGCCGGCGCCCCGAACGCGCGAGACGGTGCCCGCACGACGTTCCAGGGCATCGACGAACCGCACCGCCTGTATCTGCCGAATCACAAGGCGGCGATCGAGACGATGATCGCGAACCTGCCGAAGCGGCCGATCGAGGATCCGTGGATGCTCTCCTGCACCACCGCAGGGCAGCCGGGTCAGGATTCGGTGGCTGAGGACGAGTACTTCGAGGCTGAAGCTATCGCCCGCGGGCAGGTGGAGCGGCCGGCGTTTTTCTTCTTCCACCGGCAGGCCTCGGACGGGTACGACATGGCCCGGTTTGAGGATCGCGTGGAGGCGGTCCGGGAGGCGTCCGGCCCGGATGTCGCGGAATGGTCGGACCTGGAAGGCATTGCTTCCCAGTGGGATCGGCCGAAGGCGGACAAGACCTACCTCGAGCGGGTGTGGTGCAACCGGTGGACGCAGATGGCGGCGCAGGCGTTCGACGTCAAGAAGTGGAAGACGCTCGAGCTGTCCGGCGAATCCATCCCGCTGCGGTCGACTGTGGCGATCGGTTTCGACGGCGCCCGGATGCGGGACGCGACCGCGTTGGCGGTCGTGGACATCAAGACGGGGTTCGCGGAACTGGCCGGACTGTGGGAGCGCCCGGAGGATGCCGAGGAGGACTGGGAGGTCCCGGAGGCTGAGGTGACTGCGAAGGTCGCTGAGCTGATGAAGCGGTATCGGGTGGTGCGCATGTATTGCGATCCGCCGCATTGGAATAACACGGTCGGTGATTGGTCGGTGACCTATGGCGATGCGGTGCAGGAGTGGTGGACGAACCGGCAACGGCCGATGGTGGCCGCGATCAGCGCGTTCATCCAGGCGATCGACAGCGGCCGCATCTCCCACATCGGCGACCCCGATCTCGCACGGCACATCGGCAATGCGGGGAAGCGGCCGATCAACCTGCTCGACGAGCGGGGTGAGCGGCTGTGGATCCTCTCGAAATTGCATCCGACCCGGAAGTTCGACGCGGCTATGGCGCTGATTCTGGCGTGGCAGGCGCGGATGGACGTGCTGGGGGAATCGACGAAACAGAAGCGCCGCGGTGGGCGCGCCCAACGGATCAGGTGA
- a CDS encoding phage portal protein encodes MAGFDAPRPPQWRPADCDPEPFDNDTRRERLERLWAYHTGRPPLPQVSAEYTEVFRAVMRKARSNYAGMCVAALLNRMSLTSVATGKDSTGDDDLFTQIAEVSNWEAMIQDLFTYLFTMSETYAMVVPPKPGTGGVPMISALDPRRCIGDINPDNPQVLRSAMVRSFDPTYGTEHAVLFVPGRAYHGVRDAYGAFGESISAKWDWDTTRGGADGEPVEGIDAFGGIPIVRIDNAEGMGEFEPHIDLLDRINDTTLQRIVIAWYQAFKQRAIIGDLEGDTDDAEPMTLEEFRDIFTADPGSLWKVPDGVKFWESDPVDLTSIITAKRDDVKEFAAVTFTPLHLITPDAANQSAEGASLVREGINHKVGDRRSRVTPKLKMVLRMAFAMAGDAERGNTIKLNWGPLENNSLADKGSATAQAKGVLSLRTILIDIWGMTPTEAEDNITQLSAEQLLAVTTALAGQNSQPAQQQTGQPAGAAA; translated from the coding sequence ATGGCAGGTTTCGATGCCCCGAGGCCGCCTCAGTGGCGCCCGGCCGATTGTGATCCGGAGCCTTTCGACAACGACACTCGCCGTGAGCGTCTGGAGCGGTTGTGGGCGTATCACACCGGCCGGCCTCCGCTGCCGCAGGTATCCGCCGAGTACACCGAGGTGTTCCGTGCGGTGATGCGTAAGGCGCGATCGAACTACGCCGGAATGTGTGTGGCGGCGTTGCTGAACCGTATGAGCCTCACCAGTGTCGCCACAGGCAAGGACTCGACCGGTGACGATGACCTGTTCACCCAGATCGCGGAGGTCTCCAACTGGGAGGCCATGATCCAGGACCTGTTCACGTACCTGTTCACGATGAGCGAGACGTACGCGATGGTGGTCCCGCCGAAGCCTGGAACCGGTGGGGTGCCGATGATCTCAGCACTCGATCCGCGGCGCTGTATCGGCGACATCAACCCGGACAATCCGCAGGTGCTACGTTCGGCGATGGTCCGCAGCTTCGACCCCACCTATGGCACCGAGCACGCCGTGCTGTTCGTTCCGGGCCGGGCATACCACGGAGTTCGGGACGCGTACGGCGCGTTCGGGGAGTCGATCTCGGCCAAGTGGGATTGGGACACGACCCGCGGTGGTGCCGACGGCGAGCCGGTGGAGGGGATCGACGCGTTCGGCGGCATCCCGATCGTCCGCATCGACAACGCCGAAGGCATGGGCGAATTCGAGCCCCACATCGATTTGCTGGACCGCATCAATGACACAACGTTGCAGCGCATCGTGATCGCCTGGTATCAGGCGTTCAAGCAGCGCGCCATCATCGGCGACCTCGAGGGCGACACCGACGACGCTGAGCCGATGACGCTCGAGGAGTTCCGCGACATCTTCACCGCGGACCCGGGATCGTTGTGGAAGGTCCCGGATGGTGTGAAGTTCTGGGAGTCCGATCCGGTGGATCTGACCTCGATCATCACGGCGAAGCGTGACGACGTGAAGGAATTCGCGGCCGTCACCTTCACGCCCTTGCATCTGATCACCCCGGACGCGGCGAATCAGTCCGCGGAGGGTGCGTCGCTGGTGCGAGAGGGTATCAACCACAAGGTCGGCGATCGCCGGTCGCGGGTGACGCCGAAGTTGAAGATGGTGCTGCGGATGGCGTTTGCCATGGCTGGTGACGCCGAGCGCGGCAACACGATCAAGCTGAACTGGGGCCCGCTGGAGAACAACTCGCTCGCGGACAAGGGCTCGGCCACCGCGCAGGCGAAGGGCGTTCTGTCATTGCGCACGATCCTCATCGACATCTGGGGTATGACGCCTACCGAGGCTGAGGACAACATCACCCAGTTGTCGGCGGAGCAGCTGCTCGCGGTGACCACGGCGTTGGCTGGCCAGAACTCTCAGCCGGCCCAGCAGCAGACAGGGCAACCGGCAGGCGCTGCAGCGTGA